In Lodderomyces elongisporus chromosome 1, complete sequence, the DNA window ggttattattattgatactactactattattattattgttgttgttgttgttgttgttgctattgctgtGATTACTTCCAACAATTGGTATGTTTGAGGTTGAAGATGTGCTACCACGTGGGTTTCGTAAAAATGCAGCCAAGGATACATTGGAAATGGATTTGTTGCTGGTGGTTgatacttttctttctaatgATATTGATTGAGGGGTAGTTTGTGGAATAGGTTGTGGTATGGGAACagattgtggttgttgtgtATGTATTCCAGTACCTGTTGATGCAGTTGGTGTGCCTTGTCGTTGCtggtgctgttgctgttgctgttgttgttgctggtgttgtgGAGGAAGGGAAGGTGGAGGAGAGTTTCCAATTGACCCAATTTTGAAAGTGGTATTACGTGAAGAAGTCTTCTTTGGTGATGTCGACATCTCCTTATTCATTGACTGTAAAGAACTGGCAGTATCATTGCCACTCttgttactgttgttgaagttgttgttattattattattattacctTTGTTATCCTTGAATGATGGTAGTGAAGTTGTTGGTGATACCaggtactttttttttgcatcttCGTCGTATTTACTGAAATGATCAGACAAGAGTTCTTCCTGCTCTTGCAATGCAAAATCATAGTGTTTTCTATATGCAATTGAGATTTTGAGTAATCCCAAACTCGTTTGTATTGGTTTAAAACTCCTTTGAGTCATGTGTGGATCTTGTTCATCTGGTTGATTGTTATTGACTATGGGTTTGGATAAACCTATTCTTCCTTTGGAGCTTATGGGTTGATTACCATCTAGGATCTTATTGCCCAATGGCAATTTAGTTGATGCTCtctttttaaatttgtAAGCAGGTAGTAGTCTTGAGAATCCATAAATGGTACGAAATAATACAATTGCCTGTTTATACATTGATGGCAACTCATCTGCACCCAATtggttctggttctggttctggttctgttgattttgttgttgcaaagaTTGGTCAAACTCAATCAACCATCTTTCCAACACaacttcttgttttttggtttttccATTTGGTGACTTGACCACTGTCCATGGAtgtttttcatcatcaaataaAACTAAAGTTTGGTTTGCAGGTAATTGTCTCAAGTCCAAGTATGTTTCAATAATCATTGGTGGTAGTGCCCCCAAATCTGCAGACTTCCACAACTTTAAATCATCTTTGGACAGTATCAGTATCAGTGTAGATGGCATGTGtaaattgaaccatttgTTTATTCGAACGGTTGTTTCCTCGCTAGTAGTATTATCCGTGCCAGGaatggtggtgttggtgttggtattgTCATGACTATACGGAATGGTGTGGATATCTCCATATGATGTACAATCAGAGCCCGTTCGCGAGTCCAAAATGATATTGGCAGCTTTAGTGAAAAAGTTGACCAACACTTGTGCTAACTTGGCATTTTGCTTTCTAGTCTGAGCATCAGCACTAGTATGGAGTtgtccttgtccttgtccttgttCTTTGTAAGATAGCTGATCTGATGTCATTGGTTTGTGGCGCGTAAAGGAGTGGGGAAGGGGAGGAAGGGGGAAGTGAAAAGGAAGCGGGAAAGCAGGGTGAGCAGAAAAGACGTGATTGAGATAAACGAGTTTTCTGTGATTCAAATCTATATTTTGAGTCgcggaagaaaaaaaaaaaataggaaagCCCCTCAGAATAAGCAGTGGCAGGCAAAATGAGAGTTGATCGATTTAGCAATAAGTTAAAGTAGAATACTGCCAATCACTAGGGCACTTTAAAGTTCATAGTATAGTTAAGGTGATGGCAAAACGGTATTggcttgttttttttttcagtgtGAGTATTGGTGTGTGAGTATGAGTGTGAGTCAAAATGCTCTGTATTTATAttaatatgtatatatgtgaATTTAGTCTCTGACTAATTCAAATGCGAGTTTCGGTTGAAAATAATGGAGGGGGGGTTTGGAAATTGTAGGTGAAATAGTGGTTAAACTTGTGAGTCAGTGCtgaatatatattataCTATGATCTGTATAGTACTGGTAATGACAATAGAGGTGTGAGGTGTAAGGTGTAAGGTGTGGTGGTTGATACGTTACTTTTGTCCTGTGTAAAGTTGTGTGTGGCTAAAAGCAAAGCGTTATTTTGGTTGTAAAGTTGAGTTTGtcctgttgttgttgtttttttgataataaTTTAATATCTTAATCTTTTATGATTTCCTCCCTTTGCTCCGgataaaatagaaattatCCTCTCTGTACTGTCTGATAACGTGTATGAAACGTATAAAGCAATTCCTTATCAgatgttaattttttattgaGATATTGATACAACAAAACCAATGTGAAAGGTATATAAGTATACATATAGAAGAATTTAGAGCACTATATACTAGCTGCGTATAGAAGCTGAATTCAAGACTTTTTAAACTCTTACTGTTCAATAAATAGAGTAAACACAGTCTTGGTATGTgtgtgggggggggggtgtGTGGGGTGGGGAAGATGACTGTGGCGTGTCTTCTTGCTATCTCTACTATGTAACTAGTTAACAAATTTATAGATAAGGAAATTTATAATAGAATTTGGTAGTGACAGAATAGGAAAGTGAGACACTAGATGATTGTCTCAGCAAAAAcgatttcttttgttcttcctcttcatccCTTTGCCTTTATTAATCAACAACGGCACAACCAACGGCACCATCGACAACCGCAGCAGCATTGAACAAGTTTACTTTATTATGTTGAAGCCACGAATATTTTGACTTCATTCTGAGGTTGTCTTGAGTTTATCCTGAGTGTATCAGGgctattactactactgactctgtcacacacacacacacataaaCACAAAGAGACGTATACACACATAGTCTCTTTACCTgttcctctctctctctctctaatCGTGTTTTGGCTAAAGAGGAGAGGCCATAAACATTTGCTGAACTCACGCAAATACAAAGTGCGAATCTGTGACTTGATCTTGACTCTtggataataataatatgtTACAGCATAATTACGCTTTCAGTTATTAGAAAATACTCATCATCTACAAATAAAATGGTGGGGTTACGCATGAATATGTCTTTGatgattattattgttttctttattttatttttgtcgTTGCTCTTATTAATGCGATCTATAACTCAATGATAGCAATCTCTATTCTGTTTATTTAGTATACTGTTTTTGCATTCTTATTATAGTGGAGAGTGAGATAGAGagggaaaaagagagatagAAAAAGTTGGGATGTAGCGGTTAGGAAGAGAACCGTTTGACCGAGATTTCAACATCGATGACGTATATGTAAACATTGAGTCACCTAAAGTCATTTGGTTAATACCTTTCTCTAATGATCATATATATGCTGTTACTCTAAGTATTCAGTCACTGTAACTTCAATATCCCCGCAATTCTACTGAAGCTTTCCATTCTCAATCACCAACTTCCAAGTCGagtatgtatattttttttcttacttcTTTCTCTAACTCtccaaattggaaaaaaaaaaaattagtaaGAGGTGGAGGAGATGGAAATGGGTTAATGGCCAACGTGGTGATAAAGTGTAGTGGTGTGACGTAACTTATACAATAACTGATACCGGTAACGTATTGGAAGCATTCAGGTTGAAAGCCGCACTCTGTACTTCTTATGGATACATTCCTATTCTATGTTccttatatatacatacaaatacCTTCCACCTCTAGTTGTTATTCTGATTTTGTAACCGcaccaaaaagaatagtaaaaaaaaaaaaaattctaaTCATCGTAGCTACCATGTTCATCTCGATCTCTAAGTTTTAGTTGGACCCACAAACAACCCatcatatatacatatttacatatacatatacctAGTCTATTGCTCACATCTACCCTCaaaccaacaccaacacttctttccttccctCCACCTTACTCGGTGAAATACTACCCGCATTTTCATTCCTAGCTGTCatcaaagaaacaaaaaagggTGAGACACCAGTTCTTGAACAAAACCATTTCACTTTGTTatcccttttttctttaattttggtcttttcaattttccttttcaactaaaaagaagaatatatatatatatatataaacaaaaaaaagaaaagaccaataaataataattttcATCATAATTAACCATGGACGAAGATTACTATTCCGCAGTACGAGCGCAGTCACCAAAAACATACTTGTATGCATTAACAGCAGAAACGCATCTCGGTGAGGTTGCTTCAGTAATCATCACTACCTTACTCGCAAGTGGTAGGCTCAACATCAAGCAAATTAGTGTAAAGACCAAACTAGCCATCAAATCAATCAAATCTGCAATTGTCTCGCTTATTCAACTAAACTGTTTATACTACTGGCAAGATGACAAGAACCCAACAATATTCTACTACTCTGTTAATGAAACAGGATTAAAAACGTTGGTCTATAGTGGAGATATCTTGAACCACATTACACAAGAGTACGGTGATGAAGAAGCGGAAATCATCCAAAATATAATCATGAATGgtcacttgaaactcgacGACTATTTACGACAATATGATAATGATCTCGAGAAAAGTGACGAGGCGTCGCTGAGgttggaaaaggaaaagatttTCTTGAAATTATACAATGAAGGATGGATAAAGATATTGAGTCTTAATGATTTCCACCATATAAACGACATTTGGGAGAAGCTATTCGATGATACATTAAGAAACACGCCAAGGTCATCAACTACTTCAGAAGTCAAGCGATTGGCAGAGGCGCAATCTGTATGTAAAGAGAAGCTTATGGCATTGTtggaaaagacaaaacaaCCACTGGACTTGTACATAACTGAAAATGGGTATAAGAAACTTAACCCAAACTTGGTGCTAACTTTTAATTTAACAAGGTTTCAAAAGCGTAGCCGCACAGTGGCCTTAACCAATTTGGCCAAATCGCGGATTGGTTTGATTACTTCCAAGGTATACGAAGCCGCTTTGAAGTCCGTGGAAAATGGATCTCCTGATTTGTCTCATCCATTTTTAGAGATTCCTGGTCTCATTAACAATCCAACTGATGTCAAGGATTTCAAAGACTCATTGGAAACTACGCTCACTGCCGAAAAGAAGATTGTATTTACGGTAAAGGACGTGATGCGGTATTTCCCAAAACTCCTCGATATTAAAAACTCTGTAATCACAGAGAATAGCAAGCGGTCATTTAATGATATCAATGCCAATCCCGAAACctcaaataaaaagatcAAGCTCGAAAACGGCAATGCATTCAACACTGGCGGCGGCGCCTCTGGTGCCAATACCAGCAACAGTAATAATCATCTTACAgcatcatctttttttaccGATGAGGATCGGATGAGCATTATTGAACAGCATCTTCGTCTTCTTGCTGCGGGAACAAATACAC includes these proteins:
- the ATG13 gene encoding autophagy protein 13 (BUSCO:EOG09261V2P); amino-acid sequence: MTSDQLSYKEQGQGQGQLHTSADAQTRKQNAKLAQVLVNFFTKAANIILDSRTGSDCTSYGDIHTIPYSHDNTNTNTTIPGTDNTTSEETTVRINKWFNLHMPSTSISISSKDDLKLWKSADLGALPPMIIETYLDLRQLPANQTLVLFDDEKHPWTVVKSPNGKTKKQEVVLERWLIEFDQSLQQQNQQNQNQNQNQLGADELPSMYKQAIVLFRTIYGFSRLLPAYKFKKRASTKLPLGNKILDGNQPISSKGRIGLSKPIVNNNQPDEQDPHMTQRSFKPIQTSLGLLKISIAYRKHYDFALQEQEELLSDHFSKYDEDAKKKYSVSPTTSLPSFKDNKGNNNNNNNNFNNSNKSGNDTASSLQSMNKEMSTSPKKTSSRNTTFKIGSIGNSPPPSLPPQHQQQQQQQQQHQQRQGTPTASTGTGIHTQQPQSVPIPQPIPQTTPQSISLERKVSTTSNKSISNVSLAAFLRNPRGSTSSTSNIPIVGSNHSNSNNNNNNNNNNNSSSINNNNPYGSSFPRSISSSIGHDDNFASPDSADNTPRFSSSFGSRASRRFSNTSIRQHTPQSDYFAHGNNSVDAALSGLYGDDDISEFVRMIDSTSDLKLGGASGNVISGGQNLHESESRIKSIPEDETSGGSNIRLGIGSSSGIGSGSGSGIGIGSGSGSGSGEDGIGSGNASGSRYELKKYQSLRSRHQQVSDSVNASIILQSRQSSRKSSLTSPPGSYDPGNIIISSRRDSSSRSNSYEPNKPLIVSRLNSVNSAIPSSISPASASTTAASPAPSAAPLPATLAPTSSKVVAEATMQPNKLSSIHSIATTSSINRSSSVMPTIKSGPTTVVSGLATSPSAYDYKSSTPTSLFRRGDDLFQHEDHHDCDELQSLSQGKSRKLKRDVDEDEDDLLFTMSDMHPK
- the RPC82 gene encoding RNA polymerase III subunit C82 (BUSCO:EOG092610QT) translates to MDEDYYSAVRAQSPKTYLYALTAETHLGEVASVIITTLLASGRLNIKQISVKTKLAIKSIKSAIVSLIQLNCLYYWQDDKNPTIFYYSVNETGLKTLVYSGDILNHITQEYGDEEAEIIQNIIMNGHLKLDDYLRQYDNDLEKSDEASSRLEKEKIFLKLYNEGWIKILSLNDFHHINDIWEKLFDDTLRNTPRSSTTSEVKRLAEAQSVCKEKLMALLEKTKQPSDLYITENGYKKLNPNLVLTFNLTRFQKRSRTVALTNLAKSRIGLITSKVYEAALKSVENGSPDLSHPFLEIPGLINNPTDVKDFKDSLETTLTAEKKIVFTVKDVMRYFPKLLDIKNSVITENSKRSFNDINANPETSNKKIKLENGNAFNTGGGASGANTSNSNNHLTASSFFTDEDRMSIIEQHLRLLAAGTNTQFVHEISPGRYAIPFVKLSNELKQFHYESLVKSTLQDQAFRVLRCIKHLKLADEKSIANAVLLKEKTVRNEVYQLIKANVVEIQEIPRSVDRAASKTFYLVKYKEYHRFESLINCLVYNMAEIVRNIQNFKMENKILLDKCNRVDVEGNEDEMLLDSELKTLHGLQNREVMNLVRFNRTRSLWDIFTL